AGGGGCATCGCGAGAAGGCGTTCGAGAGTGCCCGAGGTGCGTTCGCGCAGGGTGGCGATGGACGTGACCAGGAACATCGTGATCAGCGGGAAGATGCCCAGCAGGGACGCGCCGACGTTGTCGAAGGTGCGGGGGCTGCCGTCGAAGACGTACCGGAGCAGGAACAGCATCACGCAGGGGATGAGGATCATCAGCGCGATGGTGCGGGGGTCGTGGCGCAGCTGGCGCAGGACGCGGCCTGCGGTGGCGGCCGTCCGGGAGGCGTTCAGGGCGCCGGTCGGGGCGGGGGCGCGGACGGGGGCGGCCGGGGTGTCGGGGGTCGTCGTGGTGGTCATCGGGTGGTCTCCTTCGCGCGGGCCGCTTCCGTCGCGGCGTCCACCAGGTGCAGGAAGGCCGACTCGACCGTGTCCGACCCGGTGCGGGTGCGCAGGTCGTCGGGGGTCGCGTCGGCGAGGATCTCGCCCTCGCGCATCAGGAGCAGGCGGTGGCAGCGCTCGGCCTCGTCCATGACGTGGGAGGAGATGAGGAGGGTCGCGCCCCGGGTCGCGGCGATGTCGTGGAAGAGGTTCCACAGGTCGCGGCGCAGGACCGGGTCCAGACCGACGGTCGGTTCGTCGAGGACCAGGAGTTCCGGGGCGCCCAGCAGGGCGACGGCCAGGGAGACGCGGTTGCGCTGACCGCCGGAGAGGTTGCCGGCGAGGGCGTCGGCGTGGGTGGTGAGGTCCACGTCGGCGATGGCCCGGGTGACGTTCTCGCGGCGGCGGTCCGCTGCCGCTCGGCCCGGGTCGAGGATCGCGGCGAAGTAGTCGAGGTTCTGGCGGATCGTCAGGTCGTCGTAGACCGAGGGGGCCTGGGTGACGTATCCGATGCGGGTGCGCAGGACGGCGTGGCCCGCGGGGCGGCCCAGCACGTCGAGGGTCCCGGCGACCTTGGCCTGGGTGCCGACGATCGAGCGCATGAGGGTCGACTTGCCGCAGCCGGAGGGCCCGAGCAGACCGGTGATCTGGCCGCGGGGGACGGTGAAGTCGAGGGCGCGCAGGACGGTGCGCGGCCCGCGGACCACGGTCAGGCCTTCGGCGCGTACCGCGGGTGCGTCGGGCGGGCGGGCGCCGGACCGCTTAGAATTCATCATGTGATGAATAATGCTCGCGGTGAGGGGCGCCGTCAAGGCGCGGGTCGGACGCGGGGTGGGACGGGTTCCGGGGCCGCACATGCGTGCGCGGCGGCCCCGGAGGTGAGGGGCCGCCGCGCACGGTAGGGCGGTGAGGAAGCGCTGAGAAGGAGAAAGCGAGGGCGAAAGCGAGGGAGAAAGGGAGGGACGGTGGCCGGGTGGTCAGGGCTTGATCGCGAGCAGCAGGATGACGTCGTAGACCTCTTCGACGACGCCGTCGGGGAAGGCCCGTATCAGGTGGTCGCGTTCCTCGGCGAGGAAGGCGGCGGCTGCCTCCTGGCCATGGACCAGGAAGATCGAATGGCTGCCGATGTTGGCCAGATGCGTGTCCACGGGGACCCGGCGGCTCCAGCGGACCGTGCGGCGGACGAGGTCGAGGCGGCCCTCGGGGTCGACGACCCGGGCCTCCACGTTCCTGACCGCGGGACCGCCGCCCCGCCCGAAGTGGCGTCCGATGCGTTCCTCCGCCTCGGCGAGCCACGGCACGTCGAGCGCGTCGGTGTTCCACCACAGCGCCAGCGCGCCGCCCGGCCGCAGCACCCGCAGCGCCTCCGGGACCGAGCGCGCCGGGTCGGTCCAGTGCCAGGACTGGGCGTAGGTGAGGAGGTCGACGCTGGAAGGGGCCAACGGGAGGCGGTTGCCGTCGCCGCGGACGACCGGCACGTCGGGGAGGGCCAGGCGCAGTTGCGCGGCCATGCCGTCCCCTGGTTCGACGGCGAGGACGTCAGCACCGCGGGCGCGCAGGCGTGCGGTCGACAGGCCGGTGCCGGCCCCGACGTCCGCCGTCCGCGCGCCGGCGAGGGGGCGGCCGGCGAGATCCTCGATCACGTCGAAGAGGGCGTTCGGGTAGGAGGGCCGGTTCGCGGCGTACTGGGCCGCGGCGGCGTCGAAGGAACGGGCTCGGGCCGCGTGGGATGGGGCGGGGGTGGAAGCCGTCATGGGGCCATGATCGCGGGCGGGGCGGGCAGAGGAACAGGGCCCCTGCCGTGTTCCTCTCCCCGCCCGGTACGGCTCAGCGGCGGCGGCGCTTCCTCGACGGGTTGCCGGTGCGGCGCGTCGTGCGGCGTTCGTGCTGCTGGCGGGCCGCCTCGTACTCCTCGCGGTGGAGTCTCTCGCCGGGCGCCTCGGTGAGCGCGCGGAAGAAGTACGCGAGCAGCGAGCCGACGAACCCGACCGCCAGCAGACCGCGCAGGGAGGCCTGGCGGTCGGGGTCGGGACGCTTGGCGAAGCCTTCCCAGGTGTGCCGGAAGGCGAGCGCGCTGCACACCGCGAACATCACGACGACCAGGACGGTCACGAAGCCGCCCAGGTCGGCGATCGCGATGCCCTGGTAGGCGAAGCGCAGGACGAGACACGAGACGACGACGGCGAGGAGTGAGCCGAGGGCGACCGCGCCGCGCCGGACGGCGTAGCCTCGCGGGCCGCCGTCGTGGTTCAGCCAGGTGGTGCCGAAGAAGCGGAGGGGCTCGGGGCGGGGGCCGGCGCCGGCAGGGTCGCCTGCCGGGCCGGAGGGGGCGCCCGAGGAGACCTCGGCGGCGCCCCGGGATTCCGCCGAGGTGTCCGGGGTGCCGTTTTCGTCGCTCACGGCACGATTATGGCTCCGGGTGCGGGCCGCCCACCGGGCGGGTGCCCGCGGACCGCCCGCGGCCGGGTGCCCGCAGGCCCCCTACGGTCCGGTGCACGCGGACCGCCCGCGGCCCGCAGGTGCCCGCAGACGGTCCGCGGCCGGGTGCCGCGGACCGCCGCCCCGCGAGTCGCCGGAGGGCGGGGCGCCGGAGGCGGAGCGGGGGCGAACGGGGCCCGGACGGGCCGGGTCCGTTGTTGTGTGGCTGCGTTCCGCCCTCCGGCGACCGGACGTCCGGCATCCGCCCGCGGTCCCCCGTCCGCGACCCCCGCCCGGAACCCTCCGAGATCAGGAGCAGCGCGGCGCGATGTATCCGTCGCTGCCCGTCCGCACGTACGCGTCCGAGACGAACTGGCCGTCGGCGATGTTGTCCCAGATGTTCGTGGTGCCGTACGGGCCGGAGACCGACGTGCCCGGGCACTGGCAGAAGATGGGCACGTTCGCGCCCTCGGGCAGGACCCGGACGACCGAGTAACCGGTGCCGGGGCCGCTGCGCACGTTCAGCCGGACGCCCGGCGCGACCGGATAGTAGGTGAGCGCCGCGGTCGCGGTCGCGGTGACGGCTTCCGCCGCGTCACTGTTCCCGGCCTCTTCCACGTGGTCGACAGACATGTGAAACCTCCCCCGTTGCACCCCATGACTGCCATGGGGTCCCGTTGATTCCCCCGAAACCCGCCATGAAACACGTGTGCGGAATTCGTACGCGGAGGCTAGCAAGCCGCCTCTGCGCCGCACGAGTCATCGACTAGGCTCCGTGCGTCGCGCGCGCGGATGAACAGCACGGGGGTGGTCCATGACGCCACAGCGCAACACCGGAGCGGGCGCGGAAGCGGAACTTCCGGAGTACGCAGGTCACTACCGGCTCGAGGAGTGCCTGGGTGCCGGCGGCATGGGCGTGGTGCATCTGGCCCGCAGCACCTCCGGCATGAAGGTCGCGGTCAAGGTCGTGCACGCGCGGTTCGCCCGCGATCCAGAGTTCAGGGGGCGGTTCCGGCAGGAGGTGGCAGCCGCCCGCAGGGTGAGCGGGGCGTTCACCGCGCCCGTCGTCGACGCGGACCCGGAGGCCGAACGGCCGTGGATGGCCACCCTGTTCATCCCCGGCTCGACCATCGCCGAGCAGGTGAAACGGAACGGGCCCATGAACGCCGGCGAGTTGCGGCGGCTGATGGCCGGCCTCGCCGAGGCGCTGCGGGACATCCACCGCGTGGGGGTCGTGCACCGGGATCTGAAACCGAGCAACGTCCTGCTCGCCGAGGACGGGCCGAAGGTGATCGACTTCGGCATATCCCGCCCGAAGGACAGCGAACTGCGCACCGAGACGGGCAAGTTGATCGGCACGCCGCCGTTCATGGCGCCGGAGCAGTTCCGGCGTCCCAGGGAGGTCGGGTCCGCCGCCGACGTCTTCGCGCTCGGCTCCGTGATGGTGCACGCGGCGACGGGACGCGGGCCGTTCGACTCCGACAGTCCCTACGTCGTCGCCTACCAGGTCGTCCACGACGAGCCGGACCTGACGGGCGTGCCGGACAACCTCGCGCCGCTGGTGTCGCGTTGCCTCGCCAAGGAGCCGGAGGACCGGCCCACCCCGGACGAACTCATGCACGCACTGCGGACGGTGTCGGCCTCCTACGACACGCAGGTGTTCATACCGCCTCAGCGGGCTCTCGAGGAGCCGGAGCACGGACCGGCCACGGAAGCCCGGCAGCCCACCGGCGCCGTCGGGACCGCCGGGACCGGAGGGGAAGGCGGCGCCGCGGGGGCAGGCGGTACCGACGAGGCCGGGACCGGCGGGAGGTCCGGCGGGGGCGGCGGCGCGGTGTCCGCGGGCGAGCGTGAGCCCGGGACGGGCGAGGACGGGAGGCGACGGGGACGACGCAGGCGGGCGGTGCTCGCGGCCGGCGCGCTGGCCGTCGTCCTCTGCGGCGGCGCGCTCGGTGCGGCGCGGATGCTCGGGGACGGCGACGCCGACCGGGGTGGGCGGGGGAACGCGGGCGGGGCGCACTCCGCGTCGCCCGCTCTCGCCGACTGGAGCGTGCGGCCCGTGAAGGGCGGCGACGACGCACACGGCGGCACGGGCGGACTTCCGCGGTGCGTGTACGGCGCGCGACTGCTGGTCTGTGTGCAGTCCGGGCAGGTGTCCGCGCTGGACGCGTCCGACGGGCGCGTGCTGTGGCGGCGGGCGGTTCCCGGAGGTGGCCGATCCGTCGAGGCGCCGGCGCTCGCGGGTGGACTGGCGCTGGTGGTCACGGACTCGGGCAGGCGGATGGAGGCGCTCGACCCGGCGTCGGGCGTGCCGCGCTGGCAGCGGGACCTGACGCCGTACCCCGGCGTCCGCACCGTCGGCGGCATGCTGCTGCTGACTGCGGCCGACGACACGGTGACCGGGGTGGACGCGGCGACGGGCAGGACGGCGTGGAGCCGGCGGATCCCGGGGCTGAACGAGCCGTACTTCGTGTCGTTCGCGCAGGGCGCACGGCCGCTGGCCTATGCGTCGAACACGTCGGACGGCGGGCGGCGCACCCGGATCACGGCCGTGGACCCCACGACGGGCGAGGTGCGGTGGGAGGAGCGGTTCGAAGGGACGGTGGTCCCCGCGGGCGCCACCGGCGACAGTCTCGTCCTGCTGTCCGAGGGCAGTGACTACGGCGATGTCGACGCCGTGCTCCGCTACCGGCCGGGCGACGCCGCACCGCGGCGGACCGCTCTGGGCGTCGCTCTCCAGGGGGTGCGCGCCACCGTGCAGGGCGACCGGGTCTACCTGCTGGCCTTCGACGGGTCGCTGGTGGCCGTCGACACGGCCGCGAGGAAGGAGCTGTGGTCCCTGCAGACGGCGGTGAGCCGGGGGTCGGCGCCGGCCGCCGACGGCGAGCACGTGTACTTCGGCGCCGCCGACGGACGTCTCCTCGCGGTGGACGCCGACGAGGGCAGGCTCGTCGGGCAGACGCGGCTGCGGCTCGGGGCCGAGTCGGACAAGGTGGTGGCCTCGCTGCCCGCTCCCGCGGCGGTCGACGGCCGTGTCTACGCCGGCGCGCCCGACGGGACCGTCTTCGCGGTCGACGGGCGGGCTCCGGAGGACTGGTAGCCGCGGCCGACACGCGCCGAGGGCCGCCTCCGCACGGGGTACCGGCGGAGACGGCCCTCAGGGCGTCAGCAGTCAGCGGTCAGCAGTCGGACGTCCGGTAGTCGGACGTCGGCGTCGGGTCCGGGTCGAACGGGACGTCCGAATCGGGGCCGGAGTCGGTCCGGCGTCCGGGGTCCCGTCGCGGCGTCGGTCGCGGGCGTCAGCCCAGCTTCGACACGTCCCGCACCGCGCCCTTGTCGGCGCTCGTGGCCATCGCGGCGTAGGCCCGCAGGGCGGCGGACACCTTGCGCTCGCGGTTCTTGGGGGCGTACACGCCGCCGAGGGCCGCCTCGCGCCGGGCGAGCTCGGCGTCGTCCACGAGGAGCTCGATGGTGCGGTTCGGGATGTCGATGCGGATGCGGTCGCCGTCCTCGACGAGGGCGATGGCGCCGCCGGAGGCCGCCTCGGGGGACGCGTGGCCGATGGACAGGCCGGAGGTGCCGCCGGAGAAGCGGCCGTCGGTGATCAGGGCGCAGGTCTTGCCGAGGCCGCGGCCCTTGAGGAAGGACGTCGGGTAGAGCATCTCCTGCATGCCCGGGCCGCCCTTGGGACCTTCGTAGCGGATGACGACGACGTCGCCGTGCGTCACCTGCTTGTTGAGGATCTTCTCGACGGCCTCCTCCTGCGACTCGCAGACGACGGCCGGGCCCTCGAAGGTCCAGATCGACTCGTCGACGCCGGCCGTCTTGACCACGCAGCCGTCGACGGCGATGTTGCCGCGCAGGACGGCGAGGCCGCCGTCCTTGCTGTAGGCGTGCTCGGCGGAGCGGATGCAGCCGCCCTCGGCGTCCACGTCCAGCGCCTCCCAGCGCTCGGACTGGGAGAAGGCCTCGGCCGAGCGGACGCAGCCGGGGGCCGCGTGCCACAGTTCGAGCGCCTCGGGCGAGGGGGAGCCGCCGCGGACGTCCCAGGTCTTCAGCCAGTCCGCCAGGGACGGGCTGTGGACCGAGAACACGTCCTCGTTGAGCAGGCCCGCGCGGTGCAGTTCGCCGAGCAGGGCGGGGATGCCGCCGGCCCGGTGCACGTCCTCCATGTAGTACGTGCGGTCCTTCGCCACGTTCGGCGCGACCTTGGCCAGGCAGGGCACGCGGCGCGAGACCTCGTTGATCTCCTCCAGGCCGAAGGGGACGCCCGCCTCCTGGGCGGCGGCCAGCAGGTGCAGGATCGTGTTGGTCGAGCCGCCCATCGCGATGTCGAGGGCCATCGCGTTCTCGAAGGCCGCGATGGTGGCGATGTTGCGGGGCAGGACCGTCTCGTCGTCCTGCTCGTAGTAGCGGCGGGTGATGTCCATCACCGTGCGGCCGGCGTCCTCGTACAGCGCCCTGCGGGCGGTGTGGGTGGCCAGGACCGAGCCGTTCCCGGGGAGCGAGAGGCCGATGGCCTCGGTCAGGCAGTTCATCGAGTTGGCGGTGAACATGCCGGAACAGCTGCCGCAGGTCGGACAGGCGTTCTCCTCGATACGGAGGATGTCCTCGTCCGAGATCTTGTCGTTGACGGCGTCCGAGATCGCGTCGACCAGGTCGAGCGTGCGGACCGTGCCGTCGACGAGCGTGGCGCGACCGGACTCCATCGGGCCGCCGGAGACGAAGACCGTCGGGATGTTCAGGCGCAGGGCCGCGTTCAGCATGCCCGGGGTGATCTTGTCGCAGTTGGAGATGCAGATCAGGGCGTCGGCGCAGTGCGCCTCGACCATGTACTCCACGCTGTCCGCGATCAGGTCGCGGGAGGGCAGGCTGTAGAGCATGCCGCCGTGGCCCATCGCGATGCCGTCGTCGACGGCGATCGTGTTGAACTCGCGCGGGATGCCGCCGGCCGCGGTGATCGCCTCGCTGACGATCCGGCCGACCGGCTGGAGGTGCGTGTGCCCGGGCACGAACTCGGTGAAGCTGTTGGCCACCGCGATGATCGGCTTCCGGCCGATGTCCGCACCGGGTACACCGGAGGCGCGCATAAGGGCGCGGGCGCCCGCCATATTGCGGCCGTGGGTGACTGTGCGGGACCTCAGCTCGGGCATCGTCGCTCGCTCCTTCAGAGACTGCGATCAGAGACTTCTGACTGCTAACGAGCGTACGCCGGTCATCCAGGGGGCGGACACTGTGTCCGTATACCGGGACGAATGTCTCACACCTGCGGGCGATGGCTCACGGTCCGGTCAGGTGGCCCTGCACGACCGGCGCCACGCGCGCGATGATCTGCTCCAGATCCGCCGAGGCCAGCGGCTCGACCTTGATGACGTACCGCAGCATCGCGCAGCCGACCAGCTGCGCCGCCGCGAGTTCGGCGCGCAGCTCGGCGTCCGGCAGGTCGAGCTGGGCGGCGATGCGGCGCAGCAGCTGCGAGGAGACGAGGCGGCGGAAGACGGCGGCCGCGGTGTCGTTGTCGACCGCCGAGCGCACGATCGCCAGCAGGGGCTTGCGGGTGGTGGGGTTCTCCCAGACGCCGAGGACGAAGCGGGCGAGCCGCTCGCCGACCTGGTCCGGGGGCCCGTCGGCGACCGCCTCCGGCGCGTTGAGCGCGGGCGCGAAGGCCACCTCGATCGAGGCCTCGAAGACCTGCTCCTTGGTGCCGAAGTAGTGGTGCACGAGGGCCGGGTCGACACCGGCCGCCTTCGCGATGCCGCGAACGGACGTCTTCTCGTAACCCCGCTCGGAGAACTCCTCACGGGCGGCCGCCAGGATGCGGTCCCGGGTGTCCGCCGACTCCGCGCGTGGGGGGCGGCCCCGCCTGCGGGCCGTGACGCCGGTCATCGGCGGCGGGCCTTCGGACGCCGGAACCCGGCCGGGGACTTCGGCGAGGAGGACCTCGAGGAAGGCATCGCGGGCCCCGAGGAGCCGTCGGGCCCCGAGGCGCCGTCGGACGCCGAGGAGCCCGTCGGCGACGAGGGCCCCGGAGGCGTCGAGGAGCTCTCCGGCGGGGGCGCGGCGGCCGGAGAGGCCGGGGAGGCCGGAGAGGCCGCCGGGAACCGCCTGGCGGCCGAAGAGGGCGCGGGGGCCGAGGAGGGCGACGCGAGGTGCAGGCGGGTGAAGGCGAGGGCCTCCGCCAGGTCGGCCTCGCGTTCGGCGCCGGACATCGCGCGCCGCGTGTTGACCTCGATGACCACATGCCCGTCGAAGCCGGTCAGCGCGAGCCGCTCCAGCAGCTCGGCGCAGGGCTGGGAGCCGCGCCCGGGCACCAGGTGCTCGTCCTTCGCCGAACCGTTTCCGTCGGCGAGGTGGACGTGACCCAGCCGGTCGGCCATGCGGTCGACCATCTGCATCGCGTCCGCGCGGGCCGTCGAGGCGTGGCTGAGGTCGATCGTGAAGTGCCGGTAGTCGTCCTTCGTGACGTCCCAGTCGGGCGCGTAGGCGAGCATCTCGCGGTCGCGGTAGCGCCACGGGTACATGTTCTCGACGGCGAACCGCACATCCGTCTCGTCGGCCATCCGCCAGATGCCGGTGACGAAGTCGCGCGCGTACTGGCGCTGCCAGCGGAACGGCGGGTGGACGACGACGGTGCTCGCGCCGAGCTTCTCCGCCGCCGCGCGGGCCCGCTGGAGCTTCGTCCACGGGTCGGTCGACCACACCCGCTGCGTGATCAGCAGACAGGGGGCGTGAACGGCGAGGATCGGGATGCGGTGGTGGTCGCTGAGCCTGCGCAGCGCGTCGATGTCCTGGCTGACGGGGTCGTTCCAGACCATGACCTCGACGCCGTCGTAGCCGAGGCGCGCGGCGATCTCGAAGGCCGTCGCCGTCGACTCCGGGTAGACCGAGGCCGTCGACAGGGCGACCTTCGCATCCGGGATCCGCACGACTGGCTCTGCCATGGGGGACAGGTTACGGGGTGCGGTCGGGTGGGACCGCGCGCCCGATCGCCGTTGTGGTGTTCCCCACGGGTGGGCGTGTGCGCCGGGGTCGTGCGGTCCGCCGACCGCGCCCCCCGCATGAGGGGCGGCACGGGGGTGGGCGGCCGGGTGCCGGCCCGGGCGTCGTCCCGGGCGTCGGGGTGTCCGCCGGCCCGGGCGTCGGGGTGTCCGCCGGCCCGGGTGCCGGCTTGGTCGTCAGTCCCGGTCGTCGGCCTGTCCGTCGTCCCGGGCGCCGGGCTGTCCGTCGTCCCGGGCGCCGGGCTGTCCGTCGTCCCGGGCGCCGGGCTGTCCGTCGGTCCGGGCGCAGGCCCGGGCGTCAACCCGTCCGCTGCCCCGCCCAGCGGTCCGTCAGCCGGCCCGTCCGGCGGTCCCGGTCACGTGGACGCCATGTGATCGAGCTTGCGGAGGATCACGCCCTCCCTGAGGGCCCAGGGGCAGATCTCCAGCGTCTCCACGCCGAAGAGGTCCATCGCCCCCTCGGCCACCAGCGCGCCGGCGAGAAGCTGGTTGGCGCGGCCCTCGGACACGCCCGGGAGCTCCGCGCGCTGGGCGGTCGTCATGCCGGCGAGGCGGGGCACCCAGGACTCCAGGGACTCCCGCTTGAGCTCACGCTGCGTGTAGAGGCCCTCGGTGGAACGGGCGGCGCCTGCTATGCGGGCGAGCTGCTTGAAGGTCTTCGAGGTGCCGACGACGTGGTCGGGGGCGCCGAACCGGCTGAACTCGCCGACCGTGCGGGCGATCTGCGCCCGGGCGTGACGGCGCAGAGCGCGTATGTCCTCGGGGTCGGGCAGGTCGCCGGGAAGCCAGCCCGCGGTGAGGCGGCCGGCCCCCAGCGGAAGGGACGCTGCCGCGTCGGGCTCCTCGTCCATGCCGTACGCGATCTCCAGGGAGCCGCCGCCGATGTCCAGGACGAGCAGCTTGCCCGCCGACCAGCCGAACCAGCGGCGGGCGGCGAGGAAGGTGAGCCGGGCCTCCTCGGCGCCGGTGAGGACCTGGAGCTCCACACCGGTCTCGGCCTGCACGCGCGCGAGGACGTCGTCGGCGTTGGTGGCCTCGCGCACCGCGGAGGTCGCGAACGGCAGCAGGTCCTCGACGCCCTTGTCCTCGGCGGCCTGCAGGGCCTCGTGGACGACCGTGATCAGCCGCTCTATGCCGTCGTCGCCGATCGCCCCGCCCTCGTCGAGGAGTTGGGCGAGGCGCAGTTCCGCCTTGTGCGAGTGCGCGGGAAGGGGCCGCGCGCCGGGGTGGGCGTCCACCACCAGCAGATGCACCGTGTTCGATCCCACGTCGAGGACACCGAGTCTCATGTAGGGCACGCTACTGCCCGTGCGACCGTGCTCCGGCCCCGAAGCGCCTTCCGGCGACTTACCCTGGACGGGTGCCAAAGACGAAAAAGGCGAAGACCGACAAATCCACCGGCGGTTCTTCGCGGGCGGACGCGGTGACGGCAGCCAAGAAGGCGAAGAAGGTCCTGGAAGCGACCCTGGCAGCGGACGAGAAGGGGCTCGACTTCGCGCGCGCGTGGGTGGAGTTTCCGGATCCGGCGGACGACGAGCAGGTCTTCCGCTGCGATCTGACATGGCTGACCTCTCGCTGGAACTGCATCTTCGGCAGCGGCTGCCAGGGCATCCAGGCGGGCCGCGCGGACGACGGGTGCTGCACGCTGGGCGCCCACTTCTCCGACGAGGACGACGAGAAGCGCGTCGCCGGGCATGTGGCGAGGCTCACCCCCGACATCTGGCAGCACCACGCCGAGGGCACACGGGACGGCTGGATCGCCGAGGACGACGAGGGCTCACGGCAGACCCGCCCGTTCAACGGCTCGTGCATCTTCCAGAACCGTCCGGGCTTCGCGGGCGGCGCGGGCTGCTCGCTGCACATCCTGGCCCTCAAGGAGGGCCGCGAACCGCTGGAGACCAAGCCGGACGTCTGCTGGCAGCTTCCGGTGCGGCGGACGTACGACTGGATCGACCGGCCCGACGACACGCGTGTGCTGCAGGTGTCGATCGGCGAGTACGACCGGCGGGGCTGGGGCCCGGGCGGCCACGACCTGCACTGGTGGTGCACGTCGGCGACCTCGGCGCACGGCGCGGGCGACCCCGTGTACGTCTCCTACCGGCCGGAGCTGACCGAGCTGATGGGCAAGGCCGGCTACGACCGCCTGGTCGAGCTGTGCGAGGAACGCCTCGCCGGGCAGCTCCCGCTCCTCGCCCCGCACCCGGCGGACCCGGTGCGCCCGACGGCCTGAGCGTCCGGGGCGCGCCCGACGGGCCGGGTGCCCGCGACACGCCCGGATCATGCCGCGGCGTGGGCGACGACGCGGGCGGTGACCTGGGTGAAGACACCGGCCAAGACACGGGCGAAGACATGACGGGCGCGGCTCAGGACGTCGCCGGGCTCGGGGGGTCGCCGTCGCCGGTCGGCGGTGGCGGGCTCTCCGGGTCGGTCGGGGTCGGGTCGGCCGGGGTCGGGTCCGGGTCGGAGGGCGGGTCGGTGGGGGTCGGGTCCGGTCCGGAGGGCGTCGTGGGCGTGGGTTCCGGGTCCGTGGCCGGCGGCGGGTCGCCGTGGCCCGTACCGGGGCCGTGTCCCGGACCGTGCCCGGGTCCGTCTCCGGGTCGGGACGGGCCGGGAGCGGTGCCGTAGCCCCCGATCGAGACGACGGAGCCGGCCGGGGCGATCGCCACGCGTGCGTGCCATGGCCCGGCCGGCTCGCGCAGATGATCCACGTACACCCTCACCGTCACCGACTCGCCGGGCCGCAGGACGCCCGCGGACCGGCTCAGGTACAGCCAGGGCGCCGCGGTGACGGCCGACCAGCGGACCGGACCGTCGGCGTCCGCGTCCGCGGTCAGGGTGACGAGCGTGGTGTCGCCGTGGGTGGCGGCCGTCACGGAGAGCCGCCCGGCGGCGCTCTCGCCGAGTCCCGAGACGCTGACGACCTCCACCGACACGTCCGGGTCGTCGCCCTTCGCACGGTCGCTCCGGGGGCGGGTGCTGACGTTCCCGGCGTTCTCGTAGCCCTCCGTCTCGCCGTCCAGGCTGTCGGAGCCGTGCGCCTCGCTGACGCCGACCGAGCGTCCGTCGGCGCCCTCCCCCGTCGGCGTTCCCCGGTAGGCCGCCCACAGGGCGAGCACGGGAGCGGCGACGACGGTGGCGACGACGGTCGTCGTGACGGCACGCGCGCGCAGCCGCTCCCGGCGGGCTGCGTGGTCCTTGGGGTCCATGGGGAAGCCGCGCCGGTCGTAGCGCGGCACGGCGGCCCGCCGTGCGCGCGGAAGGCGGTTCAGGGCGACGCGCAGCCGCGCGC
The window above is part of the Streptomyces sp. NBC_00425 genome. Proteins encoded here:
- the ilvD gene encoding dihydroxy-acid dehydratase; the encoded protein is MPELRSRTVTHGRNMAGARALMRASGVPGADIGRKPIIAVANSFTEFVPGHTHLQPVGRIVSEAITAAGGIPREFNTIAVDDGIAMGHGGMLYSLPSRDLIADSVEYMVEAHCADALICISNCDKITPGMLNAALRLNIPTVFVSGGPMESGRATLVDGTVRTLDLVDAISDAVNDKISDEDILRIEENACPTCGSCSGMFTANSMNCLTEAIGLSLPGNGSVLATHTARRALYEDAGRTVMDITRRYYEQDDETVLPRNIATIAAFENAMALDIAMGGSTNTILHLLAAAQEAGVPFGLEEINEVSRRVPCLAKVAPNVAKDRTYYMEDVHRAGGIPALLGELHRAGLLNEDVFSVHSPSLADWLKTWDVRGGSPSPEALELWHAAPGCVRSAEAFSQSERWEALDVDAEGGCIRSAEHAYSKDGGLAVLRGNIAVDGCVVKTAGVDESIWTFEGPAVVCESQEEAVEKILNKQVTHGDVVVIRYEGPKGGPGMQEMLYPTSFLKGRGLGKTCALITDGRFSGGTSGLSIGHASPEAASGGAIALVEDGDRIRIDIPNRTIELLVDDAELARREAALGGVYAPKNRERKVSAALRAYAAMATSADKGAVRDVSKLG
- a CDS encoding class I SAM-dependent methyltransferase, whose translation is MTASTPAPSHAARARSFDAAAAQYAANRPSYPNALFDVIEDLAGRPLAGARTADVGAGTGLSTARLRARGADVLAVEPGDGMAAQLRLALPDVPVVRGDGNRLPLAPSSVDLLTYAQSWHWTDPARSVPEALRVLRPGGALALWWNTDALDVPWLAEAEERIGRHFGRGGGPAVRNVEARVVDPEGRLDLVRRTVRWSRRVPVDTHLANIGSHSIFLVHGQEAAAAFLAEERDHLIRAFPDGVVEEVYDVILLLAIKP
- a CDS encoding ABC transporter ATP-binding protein, with product MMNSKRSGARPPDAPAVRAEGLTVVRGPRTVLRALDFTVPRGQITGLLGPSGCGKSTLMRSIVGTQAKVAGTLDVLGRPAGHAVLRTRIGYVTQAPSVYDDLTIRQNLDYFAAILDPGRAAADRRRENVTRAIADVDLTTHADALAGNLSGGQRNRVSLAVALLGAPELLVLDEPTVGLDPVLRRDLWNLFHDIAATRGATLLISSHVMDEAERCHRLLLMREGEILADATPDDLRTRTGSDTVESAFLHLVDAATEAARAKETTR
- a CDS encoding protein kinase domain-containing protein, coding for MTPQRNTGAGAEAELPEYAGHYRLEECLGAGGMGVVHLARSTSGMKVAVKVVHARFARDPEFRGRFRQEVAAARRVSGAFTAPVVDADPEAERPWMATLFIPGSTIAEQVKRNGPMNAGELRRLMAGLAEALRDIHRVGVVHRDLKPSNVLLAEDGPKVIDFGISRPKDSELRTETGKLIGTPPFMAPEQFRRPREVGSAADVFALGSVMVHAATGRGPFDSDSPYVVAYQVVHDEPDLTGVPDNLAPLVSRCLAKEPEDRPTPDELMHALRTVSASYDTQVFIPPQRALEEPEHGPATEARQPTGAVGTAGTGGEGGAAGAGGTDEAGTGGRSGGGGGAVSAGEREPGTGEDGRRRGRRRRAVLAAGALAVVLCGGALGAARMLGDGDADRGGRGNAGGAHSASPALADWSVRPVKGGDDAHGGTGGLPRCVYGARLLVCVQSGQVSALDASDGRVLWRRAVPGGGRSVEAPALAGGLALVVTDSGRRMEALDPASGVPRWQRDLTPYPGVRTVGGMLLLTAADDTVTGVDAATGRTAWSRRIPGLNEPYFVSFAQGARPLAYASNTSDGGRRTRITAVDPTTGEVRWEERFEGTVVPAGATGDSLVLLSEGSDYGDVDAVLRYRPGDAAPRRTALGVALQGVRATVQGDRVYLLAFDGSLVAVDTAARKELWSLQTAVSRGSAPAADGEHVYFGAADGRLLAVDADEGRLVGQTRLRLGAESDKVVASLPAPAAVDGRVYAGAPDGTVFAVDGRAPEDW
- a CDS encoding sugar phosphate isomerase/epimerase family protein encodes the protein MAEPVVRIPDAKVALSTASVYPESTATAFEIAARLGYDGVEVMVWNDPVSQDIDALRRLSDHHRIPILAVHAPCLLITQRVWSTDPWTKLQRARAAAEKLGASTVVVHPPFRWQRQYARDFVTGIWRMADETDVRFAVENMYPWRYRDREMLAYAPDWDVTKDDYRHFTIDLSHASTARADAMQMVDRMADRLGHVHLADGNGSAKDEHLVPGRGSQPCAELLERLALTGFDGHVVIEVNTRRAMSGAEREADLAEALAFTRLHLASPSSAPAPSSAARRFPAASPASPASPAAAPPPESSSTPPGPSSPTGSSASDGASGPDGSSGPAMPSSRSSSPKSPAGFRRPKARRR
- a CDS encoding TetR/AcrR family transcriptional regulator, with the protein product MTGVTARRRGRPPRAESADTRDRILAAAREEFSERGYEKTSVRGIAKAAGVDPALVHHYFGTKEQVFEASIEVAFAPALNAPEAVADGPPDQVGERLARFVLGVWENPTTRKPLLAIVRSAVDNDTAAAVFRRLVSSQLLRRIAAQLDLPDAELRAELAAAQLVGCAMLRYVIKVEPLASADLEQIIARVAPVVQGHLTGP
- a CDS encoding SH3 domain-containing protein, with amino-acid sequence MSVDHVEEAGNSDAAEAVTATATAALTYYPVAPGVRLNVRSGPGTGYSVVRVLPEGANVPIFCQCPGTSVSGPYGTTNIWDNIADGQFVSDAYVRTGSDGYIAPRCS